A window of Sutcliffiella cohnii contains these coding sequences:
- the yppF gene encoding YppF family protein: protein MVLEDLRKRFMNGKSYEPMNVNELLDYARQLYLKNELTITQYRKVIKELENKGAYFPTIEAEVEIS, encoded by the coding sequence ATGGTATTAGAAGACTTAAGAAAACGTTTTATGAATGGTAAGAGTTATGAACCTATGAATGTGAATGAGTTGCTCGATTATGCACGACAGCTTTATTTAAAAAATGAATTAACCATTACTCAATACCGTAAAGTCATCAAAGAACTTGAAAATAAAGGTGCCTATTTTCCGACTATTGAAGCGGAAGTTGAAATTTCTTAA
- a CDS encoding YppG family protein: MFRGHYRRTPRHLYAYNRQMGWMNDWNQYVPNNPQMFTPFNPQSSGGWGMFNQMSFPFQSQGQQYTDSPFAGPYSMQSGQVDQQNWGANSFGFMNPYPIQTQQQFQQQQKQFSTFLNQFKGQDGSLDMKKMMDTAGQMMNTVNQLNGLIKGITSTFKA; the protein is encoded by the coding sequence ATGTTTAGGGGACACTATAGGAGAACACCTAGACATTTATATGCGTACAATCGGCAGATGGGGTGGATGAACGATTGGAATCAGTATGTTCCTAATAATCCACAGATGTTTACTCCATTTAATCCGCAAAGCAGTGGTGGGTGGGGGATGTTTAATCAAATGTCATTTCCATTTCAGTCTCAAGGACAACAATATACGGACTCACCTTTTGCCGGGCCATATTCTATGCAATCAGGGCAAGTGGACCAACAAAATTGGGGAGCTAATTCTTTCGGCTTTATGAATCCGTATCCGATTCAAACGCAACAACAGTTTCAACAACAACAAAAGCAATTTTCCACTTTTTTAAATCAATTTAAAGGGCAAGATGGAAGTTTAGATATGAAAAAAATGATGGATACTGCGGGACAGATGATGAATACTGTTAATCAGTTGAATGGTTTAATTAAAGGAATTACAAGTACATTTAAAGCGTAA
- a CDS encoding Hsp20/alpha crystallin family protein — protein sequence MEQKDKKELQAKKQGEPVIRDILKSMDDFFTHSPLKNIVKQMDEFFTNALQENTLSIETTETDNEFLIFCKLPGVKKDQITIETFDKYVTITVKHEEISEMKKDHHLLNKSISYKHASRTIPVPPYVKTHQLKANYQDGLLKIIIPKKQRRKYEIEG from the coding sequence ATGGAGCAAAAGGATAAGAAGGAGCTACAAGCTAAAAAACAAGGAGAACCTGTTATTAGAGACATATTAAAAAGTATGGACGATTTTTTTACACATTCACCTCTAAAAAATATTGTGAAACAAATGGATGAATTTTTTACAAATGCTTTGCAAGAAAATACACTATCAATAGAAACTACAGAAACAGATAATGAATTTCTTATATTTTGTAAGCTTCCTGGGGTAAAGAAAGATCAAATAACGATTGAAACATTTGATAAATATGTCACAATAACTGTAAAACATGAAGAAATTAGTGAAATGAAAAAAGACCATCACCTTTTAAATAAAAGCATTTCATACAAACATGCATCTAGAACTATTCCCGTTCCCCCATATGTAAAAACACATCAATTAAAAGCAAACTATCAAGATGGTTTACTTAAAATAATCATACCTAAAAAACAAAGAAGGAAATACGAAATTGAAGGATAA
- a CDS encoding flippase-like domain-containing protein, producing MNVLKNTYIYKVWKVFFPITVLLFVYMEAKRLFSKIDFELAIYKIQEIGLFSFLCLVLFGILAVCTMIFYDVIIVRELNIKPKHYLIKSFAFNSYANFFGFGGFAGVGLRTFFYRERVDKLSQLLKWATVILPFMLTGLSLLAYFVLVTEWKKPFMLETYPVLKIPLSLMCIFAPLLLIGSIWTKKVHFRTQIKLITVSLLEWIVAAILFTLVAYSLHINMNISILLLLFILAATVGVISTVPGGLGAFDFVMLVGLSHFGVTEERTVALLLLYRIVYYFLPFIFSSIILGYFMQKEKRWGLFIPSKESFEKSAYRISVVFVLIVGMLLLVFPVAPAIVHRLKWADQFLSLQVMQVSQQVSIIIGILLLVLARSLYDQVKRAYYATSIILLIGVIFSFSKGFQFGESVILLIAALLLRTSKNQFYRKSSPYTLGKGIVDGVIVFFLSSLYVGVGVLQIPIIKRYVPSRFQELFSLQMTELMVDIVIGVVLSIALAYISLFWKGEKYRFTKSKTKKTYFLPKGAMYIHREKRSYWYYEKWMDKILINMKESNNIDRTSLLTFQKNIDLYGYKIIYVQIPKTEMEWIQKENFYIIENYGFPKEIPVFVAKLYIKAIKKYNS from the coding sequence ATGAATGTTCTAAAAAACACATATATTTATAAAGTTTGGAAAGTGTTTTTTCCAATTACAGTGCTATTATTTGTTTATATGGAGGCAAAAAGGCTTTTTTCAAAAATTGACTTTGAACTTGCCATTTATAAAATACAGGAGATAGGTTTATTCTCCTTTTTGTGTCTTGTGCTTTTCGGTATTTTAGCTGTATGTACAATGATATTTTATGATGTGATTATAGTAAGAGAATTAAATATAAAACCAAAACATTACCTTATAAAATCATTTGCTTTTAATTCATATGCAAATTTTTTTGGCTTTGGTGGATTTGCTGGGGTAGGATTACGTACATTTTTTTATCGAGAGCGAGTAGATAAGTTATCGCAACTATTAAAGTGGGCAACTGTAATTCTTCCGTTTATGTTAACTGGGTTATCTTTATTAGCGTATTTTGTCCTAGTTACGGAGTGGAAAAAACCGTTTATGTTAGAGACATATCCGGTTTTAAAAATACCCCTTTCCTTAATGTGTATCTTTGCACCGCTGCTATTGATTGGAAGTATTTGGACAAAAAAGGTCCATTTCCGCACACAAATAAAATTAATTACCGTTTCGTTATTAGAATGGATAGTAGCTGCAATTCTCTTTACTCTAGTAGCGTATTCATTACATATCAATATGAATATAAGTATATTACTACTTTTATTCATATTAGCAGCAACAGTTGGTGTAATTAGTACGGTGCCAGGAGGTCTAGGTGCCTTTGATTTTGTCATGTTAGTAGGGTTATCCCATTTTGGGGTTACGGAAGAACGTACGGTTGCATTACTTTTATTGTATCGAATAGTATATTACTTTCTTCCGTTTATCTTTAGTTCTATTATATTAGGCTACTTTATGCAAAAGGAAAAACGATGGGGTCTATTTATTCCTAGTAAAGAAAGCTTTGAAAAAAGCGCGTACCGTATATCTGTTGTTTTCGTTTTAATAGTAGGAATGCTTCTCCTTGTCTTTCCGGTAGCACCTGCCATCGTTCATCGGTTAAAATGGGCAGATCAGTTTCTATCCTTGCAAGTGATGCAAGTCTCCCAGCAAGTTTCTATTATAATAGGGATTTTATTACTTGTATTAGCACGTTCGTTGTATGACCAAGTAAAGAGAGCATATTACGCTACTAGTATCATTTTACTTATTGGCGTAATATTTAGCTTTTCGAAAGGATTTCAGTTTGGGGAATCGGTTATTTTATTAATCGCCGCCCTTTTATTAAGAACTTCTAAAAATCAATTTTACCGAAAGAGTAGCCCTTATACTCTTGGTAAAGGAATAGTAGATGGCGTTATTGTATTTTTTCTTTCAAGCTTATATGTAGGAGTGGGTGTTTTACAAATACCAATTATTAAACGGTACGTTCCGAGTAGGTTTCAAGAATTGTTTTCACTTCAAATGACAGAGCTAATGGTAGATATTGTGATTGGCGTTGTACTTTCTATTGCATTAGCATACATAAGCTTATTTTGGAAGGGTGAAAAATACCGTTTCACGAAATCAAAGACTAAAAAAACTTACTTTCTGCCAAAAGGTGCCATGTATATCCATAGAGAGAAGAGAAGTTACTGGTACTATGAAAAATGGATGGATAAAATATTAATAAATATGAAGGAAAGCAATAATATTGATAGAACTAGCTTACTAACCTTTCAAAAAAATATTGATTTATACGGTTATAAAATTATTTACGTACAAATTCCAAAAACTGAAATGGAATGGATCCAGAAGGAAAACTTCTATATAATAGAAAATTACGGATTTCCTAAAGAAATACCTGTATTTGTAGCAAAATTATATATAAAAGCAATAAAAAAGTATAATTCATAA
- the argC gene encoding N-acetyl-gamma-glutamyl-phosphate reductase, translating into MKIGIVGANGYGGVELIRYLVNHPYVEIKLLASHSSNGNSIVEQYPHLQGILEMNISELNIEDVKENIDVLFFATPSGVSKELIPQYIEAGIKIIDLSGDLRLQDGSLYEGWYKNTPAPPFALDKAIYGLTELNRELIKEATLVANPGCYPTATLLGLIPALQHKLIDGNSIVIDGKSGISGAGRKTSATTHYSEINENVKAYKLGKHQHIPEIEQIVSQIGNENITVTFSTHLVPMTRGIMCTMYANLKEPINESKVISLYEDYYKDDYFVRIRKGGTWPATKEVTGSNFCDIGITVDERTNKLIIVAVIDNVVKGAAGQAIQNLNVMYGWDEKTGLQTTPLFP; encoded by the coding sequence ATGAAAATTGGAATTGTTGGAGCAAATGGTTACGGTGGAGTAGAGCTTATTCGTTACTTAGTAAACCATCCATACGTTGAAATTAAACTTTTAGCATCACATTCATCTAATGGAAATTCTATCGTAGAACAATACCCACATTTACAAGGAATACTTGAAATGAATATTTCAGAGTTAAACATAGAAGATGTGAAAGAAAATATAGATGTATTATTTTTTGCCACACCGTCTGGCGTTTCAAAGGAATTAATACCTCAATATATCGAAGCAGGAATAAAAATAATTGATTTATCAGGCGACTTAAGATTACAGGATGGTTCTTTATACGAGGGATGGTATAAAAATACACCAGCACCACCTTTTGCTTTAGACAAAGCTATATACGGTTTAACAGAATTAAATAGAGAATTGATTAAAGAAGCAACATTGGTCGCGAACCCAGGATGTTATCCGACAGCAACATTACTCGGTTTAATTCCAGCATTACAACATAAATTGATCGATGGTAATTCCATTGTCATTGATGGTAAATCTGGTATATCCGGTGCTGGTAGAAAAACATCCGCTACAACGCATTATAGTGAAATCAATGAAAATGTAAAAGCTTATAAATTAGGAAAACATCAGCATATTCCAGAGATAGAACAAATCGTATCACAAATTGGAAACGAAAATATTACGGTTACTTTTTCTACTCATTTAGTGCCAATGACGAGAGGAATTATGTGCACGATGTATGCGAATTTGAAGGAGCCAATCAATGAGAGTAAAGTAATCTCACTATACGAAGATTACTATAAAGATGATTATTTCGTTCGTATACGTAAAGGTGGAACCTGGCCAGCTACAAAAGAAGTGACAGGTTCAAATTTCTGTGACATCGGTATTACAGTAGATGAAAGAACGAATAAGCTAATAATTGTTGCAGTAATAGATAACGTTGTAAAAGGTGCAGCTGGGCAGGCGATACAAAATTTGAATGTCATGTATGGATGGGATGAAAAGACAGGGCTACAAACTACGCCGTTATTTCCATAG